One genomic window of Desulfuromonas sp. AOP6 includes the following:
- a CDS encoding putative metalloprotease CJM1_0395 family protein — MDEIAATLTYPLVPVAVPSSQEKIQSRRSPGVSDRRSDASSSTSSDSTPRDEVSLSREAQELAKLARRDREVRAHEAAHAAMGGPYAAAPSFTYTRGPDGTQYATGGEVSIDVSPVPGDPEATLQKAQIIRAAALAPAQPSSADRLIAAKASRMSIEARSEIQAQTSVFASDSSFIPETGPVETPATRQAVLRTYGPSQTDPISLPSPGSLLNFLA; from the coding sequence ATGGATGAAATCGCAGCTACATTGACATATCCTCTGGTTCCCGTCGCCGTTCCCTCTTCTCAGGAAAAAATCCAGAGTCGAAGATCACCGGGAGTCTCTGACCGGCGCAGCGATGCGTCCTCGTCGACGAGCAGCGATTCAACGCCCCGGGATGAGGTGAGCCTGAGCCGAGAGGCACAGGAGTTGGCCAAATTGGCCCGCCGTGACCGGGAAGTTCGGGCCCATGAAGCTGCCCACGCCGCCATGGGTGGACCCTATGCGGCGGCTCCATCCTTCACCTACACCCGTGGCCCCGATGGCACCCAGTACGCCACCGGTGGAGAAGTCAGTATTGACGTATCACCTGTTCCCGGGGACCCTGAAGCAACTCTACAAAAAGCGCAAATTATCCGAGCCGCGGCGCTGGCACCCGCCCAGCCCTCCTCCGCAGATCGTCTCATCGCAGCCAAAGCCAGCCGGATGTCCATCGAGGCCCGATCCGAAATCCAGGCCCAGACCAGCGTCTTCGCCTCGGATTCGTCTTTCATTCCAGAAACAGGCCCGGTTGAAACTCCAGCGACTCGCCAGGCCGTTTTGCGCACCTATGGCCCTTCCCAGACCGACCCTATTTCCCTGCCCAGCCCTGGTTCCCTGCTCAATTTCCTCGCCTGA
- a CDS encoding succinate dehydrogenase cytochrome b subunit, whose product MQLLNSSVGRKIIMAVTGLLLISFVVIHLLGNSSVFFGADGINAYAKHLHDLGPLVWVFRLIMLTLFALHIWFGLQLTLENSAAKPIGYAQKKRLRTTFAAETMIVSGVAILAFVVYHLLHFTVQVTNPEISAGNLPLDAMNRPDVFTMVVLSFQKTFIALVYAVAMLFLLFHVSHGFQSFFQTLGLNSKKSLPVFGKISKGLALVLFVGYLSIPVLIFVGLVKI is encoded by the coding sequence ATGCAACTGCTAAATAGTTCTGTGGGTAGAAAGATCATAATGGCGGTTACTGGTCTGCTCCTGATCAGTTTCGTTGTTATACACCTGCTCGGCAACTCCTCGGTTTTCTTCGGGGCTGACGGGATCAACGCCTATGCCAAGCATCTTCACGATCTTGGTCCCCTGGTCTGGGTCTTCCGTCTGATCATGCTGACCCTGTTTGCGCTGCACATCTGGTTCGGGTTGCAGCTCACTCTCGAAAACAGCGCCGCCAAGCCTATCGGCTATGCTCAGAAAAAGCGTCTTCGCACGACTTTTGCTGCTGAAACCATGATTGTCAGCGGTGTGGCCATCCTGGCTTTTGTTGTTTACCACCTGCTTCATTTCACCGTTCAGGTGACCAACCCTGAGATCTCAGCCGGAAACCTTCCTCTGGACGCCATGAATCGCCCTGACGTTTTTACCATGGTTGTTCTTAGTTTCCAGAAGACCTTTATCGCCCTGGTTTACGCTGTGGCCATGCTCTTCCTCCTTTTCCACGTGAGCCACGGTTTCCAGAGCTTCTTCCAGACACTGGGATTGAACAGCAAGAAGTCTCTTCCTGTTTTCGGCAAAATCAGCAAAGGGCTGGCTCTGGTCCTCTTTGTCGGTTACCTGTCCATTCCTGTTCTGATTTTTGTCGGCTTAGTTAAAATTTAG
- a CDS encoding fumarate reductase/succinate dehydrogenase flavoprotein subunit has product MILDGKCPTGPIETSWDRHRFNMKLVNPANKRKFKILMVGTGLAGGAGAATLGELGYNVHAFCYQDSARRAHSIAAQGGINAAKNYPNDGDSIYRLFYDTIKGGDFRAREADVWRLSQVSNNIIDQCVAQGVPFARDYAGYLDNRSFGGAQVSRTFYARGQTGQQLLLGAYSALSRQVKTGSVVMHPRTEMLDLVVVDGVARGITVRNLITGEIESHWGDAVVLATGGYVNVFYLSTNAMGCSVTAAWKAAKKGAFFANPCYTQIHPTCIPQHGEHQSKLTLMSESLRNDGRCWVPKKKEDTDKNPNDIPEEDRDYYLERKYPSFGNLAPRDIASRAAKEQCDDERGVGPGKRGVYLDYASSIARVGEDTIRERYGNLFEMYEKITDENAYKVPMRIYPAPHYSMGGLWVDYNCMSNVPGLFVLGEANFSVHGANRLGASALMQGLADGYFVIPYTIANYLATVTPGQIKDDHPEFKKSREDVSKQAEKLLSINGKKTVSEMHRELGKIMWENVGMARSEQSLKDALKRIPALREEFWKNVKVTGSGAEFNQQLENAGRLADFLEFAEVMTRDALHRKESCGGHFRTEYQTEDGEAMRDDENFAYVGAWEFKGVEKEPELHKEPLKFENVKLAVRSYK; this is encoded by the coding sequence GTGATTCTAGATGGCAAATGTCCTACCGGACCAATTGAAACTTCGTGGGATAGACACCGCTTTAACATGAAGCTGGTCAATCCCGCCAACAAGCGTAAATTCAAGATCCTGATGGTCGGCACCGGCCTCGCCGGTGGTGCTGGCGCAGCTACTTTGGGTGAACTGGGCTACAACGTTCACGCTTTCTGCTACCAGGACAGCGCTCGTCGTGCTCACTCCATTGCCGCACAGGGCGGGATCAACGCCGCCAAGAACTACCCGAACGACGGCGACAGCATCTATCGTCTGTTCTATGACACCATCAAGGGCGGCGACTTCCGTGCCCGTGAGGCCGACGTCTGGCGTCTGTCTCAGGTGTCCAACAACATTATCGACCAGTGCGTCGCTCAGGGCGTGCCTTTCGCCCGCGACTATGCCGGTTACCTCGACAACCGCTCCTTCGGCGGTGCCCAGGTTTCCCGTACCTTCTATGCTCGTGGTCAGACCGGCCAGCAGCTGCTGCTGGGCGCCTACTCGGCCCTGTCCCGTCAGGTGAAGACCGGTTCGGTGGTCATGCACCCCCGCACCGAAATGCTCGACCTGGTCGTCGTCGATGGTGTAGCCCGCGGTATCACCGTGCGCAACCTCATTACCGGCGAGATCGAGTCTCACTGGGGGGACGCCGTGGTTCTGGCTACCGGCGGCTATGTCAACGTTTTCTATCTTTCGACCAACGCCATGGGCTGCAGCGTCACCGCTGCCTGGAAAGCCGCCAAAAAGGGCGCTTTCTTCGCCAACCCCTGCTACACCCAGATTCACCCGACCTGCATCCCGCAGCACGGCGAGCATCAGTCCAAACTGACCCTGATGTCCGAGTCCCTGCGTAACGACGGTCGCTGCTGGGTTCCCAAGAAGAAGGAAGATACGGACAAAAATCCCAACGACATCCCCGAAGAGGATCGCGACTACTACCTGGAGCGTAAATACCCCTCCTTCGGCAACCTGGCTCCCCGCGACATCGCTTCCCGTGCCGCTAAAGAGCAGTGCGACGATGAGCGCGGCGTCGGCCCTGGCAAGCGCGGTGTCTATCTCGACTACGCTTCGTCGATTGCCCGCGTCGGCGAGGACACGATTCGTGAGCGTTACGGCAATCTCTTCGAAATGTACGAGAAGATCACCGACGAGAACGCCTACAAAGTGCCCATGCGTATTTACCCGGCTCCCCACTACTCCATGGGTGGTCTGTGGGTCGACTACAACTGCATGAGCAACGTTCCCGGCCTGTTCGTTCTCGGTGAAGCCAACTTCTCCGTGCACGGCGCCAACCGCCTTGGTGCTTCTGCTCTCATGCAGGGTCTGGCGGACGGCTACTTTGTTATTCCTTACACCATAGCCAACTACCTGGCCACCGTTACTCCCGGCCAGATCAAGGACGATCATCCCGAGTTCAAGAAATCCCGCGAGGACGTCAGCAAGCAGGCAGAAAAGCTGCTGTCCATCAATGGCAAGAAGACGGTCAGCGAGATGCACCGTGAGCTTGGCAAGATCATGTGGGAGAACGTCGGCATGGCGCGCAGCGAGCAGAGCCTCAAAGACGCTCTCAAGCGCATCCCGGCTCTTCGCGAAGAGTTCTGGAAGAACGTCAAGGTCACCGGTTCCGGAGCTGAGTTCAACCAGCAGCTGGAGAACGCCGGTCGCCTGGCCGACTTCCTTGAATTCGCAGAAGTAATGACCCGTGACGCCCTGCACCGCAAGGAATCTTGCGGTGGCCATTTCCGTACGGAGTACCAGACCGAAGACGGCGAGGCGATGCGCGACGATGAGAACTTTGCTTATGTCGGCGCCTGGGAGTTCAAAGGGGTTGAGAAGGAGCCTGAGCTGCACAAGGAGCCCCTCAAATTCGAAAACGTCAAACTGGCTGTAAGGAGTTACAAATAA
- a CDS encoding iron-containing alcohol dehydrogenase gives MQGFTFWNPTKIVFGKDTVEQVGKQASRFGKKVLMVYGQSSIKKTGVYDLVKKSLEKASLQVVEFAGVKSNPVLSHVRDGVRLAREQQVDLIVAVGGGSVIDESKAIAAGARTDGDVWDFFIDKAIVNDALPIVTVLTLAATASEMNSGGVVTNEETGQKFNIGSPHLFPKVSILDPTLTYTVPANYTAYSGVDAICHLVEGYFTAADPNTPLQDRLVESLVKTVMESTDRILVNPRDYEARATMMWSATLALNGLIPAGIGPFGFPNHMIEHSLSALYDIAHGAGLSIVLPAWMTYTATRAPEKFARFGREIFGIIEPDDQKAAAKGTAALKSWFEHIGSPTTLSAADIPAADISKIAANAVMLAQKWRLDDYTEEIIGEILQLAR, from the coding sequence ATGCAGGGTTTTACATTCTGGAATCCGACGAAAATTGTTTTTGGAAAAGATACTGTTGAACAGGTCGGCAAGCAGGCGTCCAGGTTCGGCAAGAAGGTGTTGATGGTCTATGGCCAGTCAAGCATCAAGAAAACTGGTGTTTACGACCTGGTAAAAAAATCCCTGGAGAAGGCTTCGTTGCAGGTCGTTGAGTTCGCCGGCGTTAAATCCAACCCGGTGCTTTCCCATGTGCGGGACGGGGTCAGGCTCGCCAGGGAGCAGCAGGTCGATCTGATTGTCGCTGTCGGCGGCGGCAGTGTCATAGATGAGTCGAAAGCGATCGCCGCCGGTGCCAGAACGGACGGGGATGTCTGGGACTTTTTCATTGACAAGGCCATTGTCAATGACGCCTTGCCCATCGTCACCGTGCTCACATTGGCGGCGACCGCCTCTGAAATGAACTCGGGGGGCGTGGTTACCAACGAGGAGACGGGTCAGAAATTCAATATCGGCTCGCCCCATCTTTTCCCCAAGGTCTCGATTTTGGACCCGACCCTGACGTATACGGTGCCGGCCAACTACACGGCCTATTCCGGGGTGGATGCCATCTGTCACCTGGTGGAAGGGTATTTTACCGCTGCCGACCCCAATACACCTCTGCAGGATCGTCTGGTCGAGTCCCTGGTCAAGACCGTCATGGAGAGCACCGACCGCATTCTGGTCAATCCCCGTGATTATGAAGCGCGAGCCACCATGATGTGGTCGGCTACCCTTGCCCTCAACGGTTTGATTCCGGCGGGAATAGGCCCCTTCGGGTTCCCCAATCATATGATCGAACATTCCCTGAGTGCCCTCTACGACATTGCCCACGGCGCCGGTCTCTCTATCGTGCTGCCGGCTTGGATGACCTATACCGCTACCCGCGCTCCCGAAAAGTTCGCCAGGTTCGGCCGGGAAATTTTCGGGATTATTGAGCCGGATGATCAGAAAGCGGCCGCCAAGGGAACGGCCGCCCTGAAAAGCTGGTTTGAACATATCGGCAGCCCAACCACACTTTCGGCGGCCGACATCCCCGCGGCAGACATATCAAAGATTGCCGCCAATGCCGTCATGCTGGCCCAAAAATGGCGTCTGGATGATTATACAGAGGAGATCATCGGGGAGATATTGCAGCTGGCTCGCTAG
- a CDS encoding outer membrane protein transport protein, whose amino-acid sequence MKYFIRWSVTVFLVLALASPAFSAGFALIEQSVSGLGNAFAGSAATGEDASTIFFNPAALTLLEGQQVVAGAHVIVPSAKFSKDSSMTISGGNSGDAGVVGVAPNLYYAANLNNGWSVGLGIFAPFGLATEYDKDWVGRYHAVESDVMTININPTVAYRVNENLSLGAGVSAQYIDVTLSQMIDLGKIAYALDPVNIPIQAVSNPDADIFADMTADDWGYGFNLGALYEFNENTRIGVTYRSRIKHTVKGDVKFSQQNPDSGLGIVLAGAAASRFPNQGVEGDITLPASASLSAYHRINAQWVVMADIMWTEWSTFDKLVIEFDGDVPDSLTTENWDDNWRYSVGANYTPNDRLVLRGGLAFDETPIPDSKHRTPRIPGEDRFWVAFGAGYKLTNQMNLDFGYAHLFVKDSKIAKDGLDEEDLLRGALYGEYENSVDIVSAQLSYSF is encoded by the coding sequence ATGAAGTATTTTATCCGTTGGTCCGTCACCGTTTTTCTTGTACTGGCCCTGGCCAGTCCCGCCTTCTCGGCCGGGTTCGCTCTCATCGAACAGAGCGTCAGCGGTTTGGGCAACGCCTTTGCCGGCTCCGCCGCTACCGGTGAAGACGCCAGCACCATCTTTTTCAACCCGGCGGCTCTGACTCTGCTCGAAGGGCAGCAGGTGGTAGCCGGCGCGCATGTGATCGTGCCTTCGGCGAAGTTCAGCAAAGACAGCTCCATGACCATCTCTGGTGGAAACAGTGGGGATGCGGGCGTGGTTGGTGTGGCCCCGAATCTCTATTACGCCGCCAATCTGAACAATGGCTGGTCGGTCGGTCTGGGCATCTTCGCTCCTTTCGGCCTGGCCACCGAGTACGATAAAGACTGGGTCGGTCGCTACCACGCGGTAGAGTCGGACGTGATGACCATTAACATCAACCCTACGGTGGCTTATCGGGTCAACGAAAACCTCAGCCTCGGTGCCGGGGTGAGCGCCCAGTATATTGATGTTACTTTAAGTCAGATGATAGATCTGGGTAAAATTGCGTATGCTTTAGATCCGGTGAATATTCCTATTCAAGCGGTTTCAAACCCTGATGCCGATATATTCGCGGATATGACAGCTGATGACTGGGGGTATGGTTTCAATCTTGGAGCGCTCTATGAGTTCAATGAAAATACCCGCATTGGCGTCACCTACAGATCCCGTATTAAGCATACGGTGAAAGGGGATGTCAAATTTAGTCAGCAGAACCCTGATTCTGGGTTGGGCATTGTATTGGCTGGCGCCGCTGCCTCCCGTTTTCCAAATCAGGGGGTTGAGGGCGATATCACCCTGCCGGCCAGTGCTTCTCTGAGCGCTTACCATCGCATTAATGCCCAGTGGGTCGTGATGGCGGATATCATGTGGACGGAATGGAGCACATTTGACAAGTTGGTTATCGAGTTCGACGGAGATGTCCCGGACTCGCTCACTACCGAAAATTGGGATGATAACTGGCGTTATTCTGTCGGGGCCAACTATACACCCAACGATCGTCTTGTTCTGCGCGGCGGTCTGGCCTTCGACGAAACACCCATCCCGGATTCGAAGCACCGTACCCCGCGTATTCCGGGGGAGGATCGCTTTTGGGTGGCTTTTGGTGCTGGCTACAAACTCACGAACCAAATGAATCTCGATTTTGGCTACGCTCACCTTTTTGTGAAGGACTCCAAGATCGCAAAGGATGGTCTTGATGAGGAAGATCTTCTCAGGGGCGCCTTGTATGGGGAATACGAAAACTCCGTAGATATTGTCAGCGCCCAGCTAAGCTACAGCTTCTAA
- a CDS encoding ferritin family protein: MTQKINVQKAIKEAMKTEKDAMDFYKYGAEKMSDEKAKKTFELLAREEAQHAHSFYNIYKGGDIPSFDEFIQSPPDTESTWWKALQKIMMGDFDERKAMELALDEEEALEKHLREVAEQMTDPEVKAIYLANANSTHHHFEVIRDDYADIFGLPA, translated from the coding sequence ATGACTCAGAAAATCAATGTACAGAAAGCGATCAAGGAGGCCATGAAGACGGAAAAAGACGCCATGGACTTCTACAAATACGGCGCCGAAAAGATGAGCGACGAAAAAGCCAAAAAGACCTTCGAACTGCTGGCCCGCGAAGAAGCCCAGCACGCCCATTCTTTCTACAACATCTATAAAGGCGGCGACATCCCCTCTTTCGACGAGTTCATCCAGTCTCCTCCCGACACCGAGTCTACCTGGTGGAAAGCCCTGCAGAAAATCATGATGGGCGACTTCGATGAGCGTAAAGCCATGGAACTGGCTCTCGACGAAGAAGAGGCCCTGGAGAAGCACCTGCGCGAAGTGGCCGAACAGATGACCGACCCTGAAGTCAAGGCCATCTACCTGGCCAACGCCAATTCAACCCACCACCACTTTGAGGTCATCCGCGACGACTACGCCGACATCTTCGGCCTGCCCGCCTGA
- a CDS encoding cold-shock protein produces the protein MAEGTVKWFNDAKGFGFIEQDNGPDVFVHFSSIQSEGFKSLAEGDRVTFEVVQGQKGPQAANVMKV, from the coding sequence ATGGCTGAAGGTACTGTAAAATGGTTCAACGACGCTAAGGGTTTCGGCTTCATTGAGCAGGACAATGGACCCGATGTATTTGTTCACTTCTCTTCTATCCAGTCCGAAGGGTTCAAATCCCTGGCCGAAGGCGACCGGGTAACCTTTGAAGTTGTTCAGGGCCAGAAGGGCCCTCAGGCAGCTAACGTCATGAAGGTCTGA
- a CDS encoding insulinase family protein, with protein sequence MSDHSLQPGQKLHGFTLIDMTPLPELNARLIQLRHDRTGARMVHMETEDDNNLFGVGFHTTPMDSTGVAHILEHTVLCGSRNFPVRDPFFSMLKRSLNTFMNALTSSDWTLYPFASQNEKDFYNLMAIYLDAAFFPRLLERDFRQEGHRLEFQEADNPESPLEYKGVVYNEMKGAMADPSSLSHRRLSGALYPTTTYGKNSGGEPSDIPNLTWEELREFHATYYHPANAYFFTYGHLPLEKHLETIENLALRHFDAKALDTAVPDEMRFEQPRKLTETYPADPAEPLENRTLVQTAWLTCPAADNFNRVALQVLSTLLLGNSAAPLYKALIESKLGQNLSPVTGYHDDNRETFFAVGLQGTEPEHTDKIEALILETLQEAADKGFPEERVEAAIHQLEFAHREVTGDQYPYALLLLMRLLGPWIHSGDPVTPLLLTRDLERLRAEVAAGPFFQNLIRRYLLDNSHRVTLTLTPDPERKVREDKEVADNLQALAARLTPGQKQQIVEQARELQEAQEMEEDLSVLPTLELSDIPAEERSVHSREEKVEGVELTWFDQPTNGIVYFSAQTEGSHIPADLRPFVPLFCALLPQIGAAGLSYLEMAERMSAATGGIRASASILENPQAMDSPRMVISVRGKALRRNQEKMFAILTDLFNAPDFSDLTRLHTVINQIKTSMENSIPGSGHTYAARLAASQLTEGGKLREEWTGISQVRFVKKIAAKTPAELADLAEKMRALAGLLLGNDGMRCALTAEAETFEAIRPAVAGFLKSLSKTPATPAARAPFTPVSARKGCAAAVPVSYVAQIFRTGTYTQADAAPLMVLAKLLRANFLHREIREKGGAYGGLAGADPEAGLFSMLSYRDPQLTRTLKVYEQAVDWAIAGKYSDEEIKEAILASFSDLDRPLSPGGKASREFNHQLQGLTLAMRQTFRQRLLAVNREALQRAADTYLKQGWQDSSVAVVSGEEQLQKANAELGEAAFPIERI encoded by the coding sequence ATGTCCGACCACAGCCTTCAGCCAGGGCAGAAACTTCACGGCTTCACTCTTATCGACATGACCCCGCTGCCTGAACTGAACGCCCGCCTCATCCAGTTGCGGCATGACAGGACCGGGGCCCGCATGGTTCACATGGAAACAGAGGATGACAACAATCTCTTTGGCGTCGGTTTTCACACCACCCCCATGGACTCGACGGGCGTCGCTCACATTCTGGAACATACGGTACTGTGCGGCTCCAGGAACTTCCCGGTGCGGGATCCGTTTTTCAGCATGCTCAAGCGCAGCCTCAACACCTTCATGAACGCGCTGACATCGAGCGACTGGACCCTCTACCCCTTTGCCAGCCAGAATGAGAAAGATTTCTACAATCTCATGGCCATCTACCTCGATGCGGCTTTTTTCCCCCGCCTGCTCGAACGGGACTTCCGACAGGAAGGACATCGCCTCGAATTTCAGGAGGCTGACAACCCCGAATCGCCCCTCGAATACAAGGGCGTGGTCTACAACGAAATGAAAGGGGCCATGGCCGACCCCTCTTCCCTTAGCCATCGTCGCCTGAGCGGAGCTCTGTACCCCACCACCACCTACGGCAAGAACTCCGGTGGCGAACCCTCGGACATCCCCAACCTGACCTGGGAAGAGCTGCGGGAATTCCACGCCACCTACTACCATCCCGCCAACGCCTATTTCTTCACCTACGGGCACCTCCCCCTGGAGAAGCACCTGGAGACTATTGAAAATCTGGCGCTGCGCCATTTCGACGCCAAGGCGCTCGACACGGCTGTGCCCGACGAAATGCGTTTCGAACAGCCCCGAAAGCTCACCGAGACCTATCCGGCCGACCCGGCAGAGCCCCTGGAAAACCGCACCCTGGTGCAGACGGCCTGGCTCACCTGCCCTGCGGCGGACAACTTCAACCGTGTCGCCTTGCAGGTGCTGTCTACCCTGCTGCTGGGCAATTCGGCCGCCCCTCTGTACAAAGCGTTGATCGAATCGAAGCTGGGACAGAATCTCTCTCCTGTCACCGGCTATCATGATGACAACCGCGAGACTTTTTTCGCCGTCGGCCTGCAGGGAACGGAACCGGAGCATACGGACAAGATTGAAGCCCTCATCCTGGAAACGTTACAGGAGGCTGCCGACAAGGGCTTTCCCGAAGAACGCGTCGAGGCCGCCATCCATCAACTGGAGTTTGCCCATCGGGAGGTGACGGGGGATCAGTATCCCTACGCCCTGCTGCTGCTCATGCGCCTGCTCGGCCCCTGGATTCACAGCGGCGATCCGGTGACCCCGCTGCTGCTGACCCGCGACCTCGAACGTCTGCGAGCCGAGGTGGCCGCCGGGCCCTTCTTCCAGAATCTCATCCGCCGCTATTTGCTCGACAATTCTCACCGGGTCACTCTGACCCTGACGCCCGATCCGGAGCGCAAGGTACGGGAAGATAAAGAGGTCGCCGACAATCTCCAGGCACTCGCCGCCCGCCTCACCCCCGGGCAGAAACAGCAGATTGTCGAGCAGGCTCGGGAACTGCAGGAGGCCCAGGAGATGGAGGAAGATCTTTCTGTGCTGCCGACGCTGGAGCTCAGCGATATCCCGGCCGAGGAAAGATCCGTTCATTCCCGCGAAGAAAAGGTTGAAGGGGTGGAACTCACTTGGTTCGACCAGCCGACCAACGGGATCGTCTATTTCTCGGCGCAGACGGAAGGCTCTCACATCCCCGCCGACCTTCGTCCCTTTGTTCCCCTCTTCTGCGCCCTGCTTCCCCAGATTGGCGCGGCCGGCCTGAGCTACCTGGAAATGGCTGAACGGATGTCGGCGGCCACGGGCGGGATTCGGGCCTCAGCCAGCATTCTTGAGAACCCTCAGGCCATGGATTCACCCCGAATGGTCATCAGTGTGCGCGGTAAGGCCTTGCGGCGTAATCAGGAGAAAATGTTCGCCATTCTCACCGACCTCTTTAACGCCCCGGATTTTTCCGACCTGACCCGGCTGCACACGGTCATCAACCAGATTAAAACTTCCATGGAGAATTCCATCCCAGGCTCAGGCCACACCTACGCCGCCCGTCTGGCCGCCAGCCAGCTGACCGAGGGAGGAAAATTGCGGGAAGAATGGACCGGCATCAGCCAGGTCCGCTTCGTTAAAAAGATCGCAGCGAAGACACCGGCAGAGTTGGCGGATTTGGCCGAAAAAATGCGGGCTCTGGCCGGCCTCCTTTTGGGAAATGACGGGATGCGCTGTGCCCTGACGGCCGAAGCGGAGACCTTCGAGGCTATTCGACCAGCCGTTGCCGGATTCCTCAAAAGCCTGTCCAAAACCCCGGCGACTCCTGCCGCCCGCGCACCCTTCACCCCGGTCAGCGCGCGCAAAGGATGTGCGGCCGCCGTCCCTGTCTCTTATGTGGCCCAGATTTTTCGCACCGGCACCTACACGCAAGCGGACGCGGCGCCGCTGATGGTGCTCGCCAAACTGCTGCGAGCCAATTTTCTGCATCGGGAGATTCGTGAAAAAGGCGGCGCCTATGGCGGCCTGGCTGGTGCTGATCCGGAAGCCGGTCTCTTCTCTATGCTGTCCTATCGCGACCCTCAACTGACGCGCACGCTGAAGGTTTACGAACAGGCCGTGGACTGGGCGATCGCCGGAAAATACTCTGACGAAGAGATCAAGGAAGCCATTCTGGCCTCCTTCAGCGACCTGGATCGCCCACTCTCTCCCGGCGGCAAGGCTTCACGGGAGTTCAACCATCAGCTGCAGGGATTGACCCTGGCCATGCGCCAGACCTTTCGACAGCGCCTGTTGGCTGTCAACAGGGAAGCCCTGCAAAGAGCGGCCGATACCTACCTGAAACAGGGATGGCAGGATAGTTCCGTGGCGGTGGTTTCGGGGGAGGAGCAGCTACAGAAGGCCAACGCCGAACTGGGCGAGGCTGCTTTCCCCATTGAGAGAATCTGA
- a CDS encoding succinate dehydrogenase/fumarate reductase iron-sulfur subunit produces MNLTLYVWRQTNPKDKGKMEQYEAKNVSPDQSFLEMLDDVNEELIKTGRDPIAFDHDCREGICGMCSQVINGQPHGPQEKTTVCQLHMRQFSDGDKIFIEPWRARAFPLVRDLVVDRGALDAIIQAGGYTSAHTGGVADGNALPIGKIAADYAMDAAECIGCGACVASCPNSSAMLFTGAKVSQLAVLPQGEVEAARRVKDMTTEASVNGFGNCTNHYECEAACPKGISVSFIAKLNREYIKSLAQ; encoded by the coding sequence ATGAACCTGACTCTATACGTATGGCGCCAAACGAACCCGAAGGACAAGGGTAAAATGGAGCAATACGAAGCGAAAAACGTCAGCCCTGATCAGTCTTTCCTTGAAATGCTCGATGATGTCAACGAAGAGCTGATCAAAACCGGGCGCGATCCCATCGCTTTCGACCACGACTGCCGCGAAGGTATCTGCGGTATGTGCTCCCAGGTAATTAACGGCCAGCCCCACGGCCCCCAGGAGAAGACGACGGTTTGTCAGCTACACATGCGTCAGTTCAGTGACGGCGACAAAATCTTCATCGAGCCCTGGCGCGCCCGTGCCTTCCCCCTTGTTCGTGACCTGGTGGTGGATCGTGGTGCCCTGGATGCCATTATTCAGGCCGGCGGTTACACTTCGGCTCACACCGGTGGCGTTGCTGACGGTAATGCGCTGCCTATCGGCAAAATTGCCGCTGACTATGCCATGGACGCCGCTGAGTGCATCGGTTGCGGGGCTTGCGTGGCTTCGTGCCCCAACAGCTCGGCCATGCTTTTCACCGGTGCCAAGGTTTCCCAGTTGGCTGTCCTGCCTCAGGGTGAAGTGGAAGCCGCTCGCCGCGTTAAGGATATGACGACTGAGGCTTCGGTCAACGGTTTCGGCAACTGCACCAACCACTACGAGTGTGAAGCGGCCTGTCCCAAGGGCATCAGTGTCAGCTTCATTGCCAAACTCAACCGGGAGTACATCAAGTCTTTGGCCCAATAA